Within Sphingobium aromaticiconvertens, the genomic segment TCTCGCCCTTGCGAACGTCAAGGTCCAGCCCGTCATGGACAATCTGGTCACCAAAACCATTCTTCAGGCCACGTACCGAAATGGCGATGTCCGCCGTTTCCAGCGCTTCATTGATTCGCTGCTCTTCGGCAGCCATCTCTTCTTCTTCGGACATCAATTCCACCCGATCCAGGTGAAGAAGACCGCGAAAAAGGCATCGATGACGATCACCAGGAAGATCGCCTGCACGACAGCAGCGGTGGTCCGCAGGCCGACCTCTTCAGCATTGGCCTTGACCTGCATCCCCTGAAAACAGCCGGAAATGGCGATGATCAGACCGAATACCGGCGCCTTGAGAAGCCCCACCCACAGGTCGGTGATCGGCACCACCTCCCGCAACCGCTGGACGAAGGTGACAGGCGGAATGTCCAGCGCGACCCAGCACAGAAACCCGCCGCCAATGACAGACAGGACCGAGGCATAGAATCCCAGCAGCGGCATCATGATGACCACGGCCAGCGTGCGGGGCAGTACCAGCGCCTCCATCGGTGACACCCCGATCGTCCGCATCGCGTCAATCTCTTCGGTCAGCTTCATCGTGCCCAGCTGCGCGGCAAAGGCGGAGCCTGACCGGCCCGCGACCATGATCGCGGTCATCAACACGCCCAGTTCGCGAAAGGTCAGGCGGCCGACCAGGTTGATTGTCAGCATCTCCATACCGAACTGACGCAACTGCACCGAACCCTGCTGGGCGATGACGATGCCGATCAGGAAACTCATCAACCCGATGATGCCCAGCGCCGAAACGCCGACCACTTCGAACCGCTGAATGACAGCGTTGATACGAAATTTGCTGGGATGGCGGATCAGCGTCCAACTAGAAACCAGTGTCGATCCGAAAAAACCCAGCAGCCCGACCAATGTTGTGCCGGAAGCA encodes:
- a CDS encoding ABC transporter permease yields the protein MMKAADLAQETRDGGSLVRLSGNVTVACLGDLPDRLDAIEGPVEAIDISDVPHVDTIGAWTIHRTARRLDCPITGATGETERLIGEIGKVDEPVSIRPDTTPPFQRVLGQIGEAVIASGTTLVGLLGFFGSTLVSSWTLIRHPSKFRINAVIQRFEVVGVSALGIIGLMSFLIGIVIAQQGSVQLRQFGMEMLTINLVGRLTFRELGVLMTAIMVAGRSGSAFAAQLGTMKLTEEIDAMRTIGVSPMEALVLPRTLAVVIMMPLLGFYASVLSVIGGGFLCWVALDIPPVTFVQRLREVVPITDLWVGLLKAPVFGLIIAISGCFQGMQVKANAEEVGLRTTAAVVQAIFLVIVIDAFFAVFFTWIGWN